From the Desertifilum tharense IPPAS B-1220 genome, the window AAGTTATTTTGCGTTCCTGCCCATTGTTCGGGAAACGCCTCGCGGGTGCGAACTTCCAAAGCTTGCTGGTAGGAAGCGATCGCCTTTTCTAAATTCTGGGCGCGATCGTCTTGGATTTGTTCGGAGTAGACATTTCCCAAATTATTTTGCGTCATTGCCCATTGTTCGGGAAACGCCTCGCGGGTGCGAACTTCCAAAGCTTGCTGGTAGGAAGCGATCGCCAATTCCAAATTCTCGGCCCGGTTCCCCCGGATGCGATCGCGGTAGGCATTTCCCAA encodes:
- a CDS encoding tetratricopeptide repeat protein, giving the protein LGNAYRDRIRGNRAENLELAIASYQQALEVRTREAFPEQWAMTQNNLGNVYSEQIQDDRAQNLEKAIASYQQALEVRTREAFPEQWAGTQNNLGNAYRDRIRGNRAENLELAIASYQQALEVRTREAFPEQWAM